One Vespula pensylvanica isolate Volc-1 chromosome 14, ASM1446617v1, whole genome shotgun sequence genomic window carries:
- the LOC122634121 gene encoding uncharacterized protein LOC122634121 — translation METLFYVFQNKLPCKFRYIPNHIRKHIIIKQRKIEMMIKYCKKNCSNDVVFEVYNKVGKIIESANNSANIYSMIQKIPSLVPEVTRTILYGTINKKMQIKCPGCWQNNQLAGTVKLIVTGETELKLNYQYMMFGTIAIVSVFTVVIWRVLKGKTRFTKH, via the exons atGGAAACACTGTTTTATGTATTCCAAAATAAATTGCCATGTAAATTTAGATATATCCCAAATCATATCCGgaaacatataattattaaacaaaggaaaattgaAATGATGATTAAATATTGCAAG AAAAACTGTTCAAATGATGTAGTATttgaagtatataataaagttgGCAAAATAATTGAAAGTGCAAATAATAGTgctaatatatattctatgatCCAAAAAATACCTTCTTTAGTGCCAGAAGTTACAAGAACAATACTTTATGGaacaattaataagaaaatgcaAATCAAATGCCCAGG TTGCTGGCAAAATAATCAACTTGCAGGAACAGTAAAATTAATAGTGACTGGTGAAacagaattaaaattaaattatcaatatatgaTGTTTGGTACTATTGCAATTGTTTCTGTATTTACTGTAGTAATTTGGAGAGTGTTAAAAGGCAAAACCCGATTTACGAAGcattaa